Proteins encoded within one genomic window of Alcanivorax sp. REN37:
- the pgi gene encoding glucose-6-phosphate isomerase, whose amino-acid sequence MMAPARDALRQRALHFATTPLQALFAREPRRAEQLRFQLDGLTLDLSKQRLDVGVLTELVALAGERELTRWVEKLFAGDPVNVSEGRAAKHWQLRDLAARAPDVAEQLQRMETIVEQFFQRQWCGVRGDAVEHVINLGVGGSDLGPVMAHHALRDLPGVRSGGVSVHFVSSMDGSQLAPLLAQLDPARTVFVISSKSFITVDTLSNARTALAWLQQGLPGWSEGEIKQRHVFGVSAAPERMDAWGIPAANQLLFWDWVGGRYSVWSTIGLPIALSVGMQAFRDFLAGGHAMDQHFRGTPLMANLPVLLALTSIWNINYLDIHTRAILPYEGRLKFWPSYLEQLEMESNGKSVTRDGQGVADHTCPIIWGEVGPNAQHAFYQLLHQGTHTVACEYLLCATPSGASPELQAQHDLTLANALAQMQLMAFGDGILDDADQLPPHSRYRGGQPCTTLLLDALTPYSLGLLVALYEHKVFVEAVMWGINPFDQWGVEMGKQLATRLLPAVQGAAMPADLDGSTRALLEQIRSLREVSAAADLDKGRCRRASGPR is encoded by the coding sequence ATGATGGCACCAGCACGCGACGCTCTGCGGCAGCGGGCACTGCACTTCGCGACAACGCCGTTGCAGGCTCTGTTTGCGCGCGAACCGAGGCGCGCTGAGCAACTGCGATTTCAACTCGATGGCTTGACCCTGGACTTGTCCAAGCAACGCTTGGACGTGGGTGTATTGACCGAGCTAGTCGCGCTAGCCGGTGAGCGGGAATTGACGCGCTGGGTAGAAAAGCTGTTCGCTGGTGACCCCGTGAATGTGTCCGAAGGGCGTGCCGCCAAGCACTGGCAGCTGCGCGATCTGGCGGCACGCGCGCCGGACGTCGCCGAGCAGCTGCAGCGAATGGAAACCATAGTTGAGCAATTTTTCCAGCGCCAATGGTGCGGTGTGCGCGGCGACGCTGTGGAGCATGTGATCAACTTGGGGGTGGGCGGCTCTGATCTCGGACCGGTGATGGCGCACCATGCGCTGCGGGACCTGCCTGGTGTGCGCAGCGGTGGCGTCAGCGTCCACTTCGTGTCCAGCATGGATGGCAGTCAACTGGCCCCGTTGCTAGCCCAATTGGATCCCGCCCGCACCGTCTTTGTAATTTCGTCCAAGTCTTTTATCACGGTGGATACCTTGTCCAATGCACGTACTGCGTTGGCATGGTTGCAGCAGGGCTTGCCCGGTTGGAGCGAGGGGGAAATCAAGCAGCGCCATGTCTTCGGCGTGTCCGCCGCGCCAGAGCGAATGGATGCATGGGGCATTCCTGCGGCTAACCAACTGCTGTTTTGGGATTGGGTTGGCGGCCGTTACTCAGTCTGGTCCACCATCGGATTGCCGATCGCGTTGTCGGTCGGCATGCAAGCGTTCCGTGATTTCTTGGCCGGTGGCCACGCCATGGATCAGCACTTTCGCGGCACGCCACTGATGGCCAATTTGCCGGTATTGTTGGCCTTGACCAGCATTTGGAACATCAATTATCTCGACATCCACACCCGTGCCATCCTGCCCTATGAGGGGCGCTTGAAGTTCTGGCCCTCCTATCTGGAGCAGTTGGAAATGGAGTCCAACGGCAAGTCGGTGACCCGCGATGGTCAGGGGGTGGCGGATCATACCTGCCCGATTATCTGGGGTGAGGTGGGTCCCAATGCTCAGCACGCGTTCTACCAGCTGCTGCACCAAGGCACCCACACCGTGGCCTGCGAATATCTGCTGTGCGCCACTCCATCGGGCGCGTCCCCGGAGCTGCAGGCGCAACACGACCTGACGTTGGCCAATGCACTGGCGCAGATGCAGTTGATGGCATTCGGTGATGGCATTCTCGACGATGCCGACCAGCTGCCGCCCCACAGCCGTTACCGAGGCGGACAACCCTGCACCACCTTGCTGCTCGACGCCCTGACGCCCTACAGCTTGGGTCTGTTGGTGGCGCTCTACGAACACAAGGTGTTTGTAGAGGCGGTGATGTGGGGTATCAACCCGTTCGATCAATGGGGTGTTGAGATGGGCAAGCAGCTGGCTACGCGCCTGCTGCCGGCGGTGCAAGGCGCCGCGATGCCTGCCGACTTGGACGGTTCCACCCGGGCGCTGTTGGAGCAGATTCGTAGCCTGCGGGAGGTGTCTGCCGCCGCTGACTTAGACAAGGGCCGTTGCCGTAGGGCCAGTGGCCCTCGGTGA
- a CDS encoding acetyltransferase, whose product MKTLLVLGAGGHGKSVAEAALLGGEWQRVWFLDDSYPERTMSLGCEIVGCVAALAEFADQAQGAIAAVGNNEVRAQWCDAIEAVGLELVNVFHPQSIVSPSAKLGRGIAVMAGAVVGTEAVLARGALVNANATVDHDARLDAFAHLGVGVQIAGGVVVGAHAWLQAGASCGYHVVVPEGARIGPSIGLSA is encoded by the coding sequence ATGAAGACGCTATTGGTGCTGGGTGCCGGTGGTCACGGTAAGAGCGTTGCCGAAGCGGCACTGCTCGGCGGTGAGTGGCAGCGGGTGTGGTTTCTTGATGACAGCTATCCCGAACGCACAATGAGTCTGGGCTGTGAGATCGTTGGTTGTGTGGCGGCGCTGGCAGAGTTCGCGGATCAAGCTCAAGGAGCTATAGCAGCGGTAGGCAATAACGAGGTGCGCGCTCAATGGTGCGACGCCATCGAGGCCGTGGGCTTGGAATTAGTGAACGTGTTCCATCCGCAGTCGATCGTCAGTCCCTCGGCCAAGCTCGGCCGCGGAATCGCGGTCATGGCTGGTGCCGTGGTTGGCACCGAGGCGGTGCTGGCTCGCGGTGCTTTGGTAAACGCCAATGCCACCGTGGACCACGACGCTCGCTTGGATGCCTTTGCTCACCTCGGAGTGGGTGTCCAGATCGCCGGCGGGGTTGTGGTGGGTGCCCATGCATGGCTACAGGCCGGCGCTAGTTGTGGCTATCACGTGGTGGTGCCGGAAGGAGCGCGTATCGGGCCAAGTATTGGCCTTTCTGCGTAG
- a CDS encoding MraY family glycosyltransferase, which yields MLWIAVATVFALAVILTGYLRQYALKKSIIDIPNERSSHTVPTPRGGGVAIVVAFLLSLLVLSGTLQGWWYLVALLGGGALCAVVGFLDDHGHIAARWRLIAHFACAAWVLAWMPQLPPLLWAGHEIDLGIAGYVLAAFYFVWMLNLYNFMDGIDGIASVQAITICLLGGALLWQIGALEIATLSFLLAAAVGGFLVWNFPPARIFMGDAGSGFLGLMIGALGLFAAVAQPALLWAWSILMGVFIVDATFTLFRRLLRGDKVYEAHRSHAYQYASREVGGHRPVTLAVLAINLLWLGPWAFAAALGYMDPALCLLIAYLPLLALALRFHAGKRETA from the coding sequence ATGCTGTGGATCGCTGTAGCAACTGTATTCGCCTTGGCGGTGATATTGACCGGGTATCTGCGCCAGTATGCGCTTAAAAAAAGCATTATCGACATTCCCAACGAGCGCAGCTCCCACACCGTGCCGACGCCACGGGGCGGGGGAGTGGCCATTGTTGTGGCGTTCTTGCTGTCGCTGCTGGTGCTGTCCGGCACCTTGCAAGGCTGGTGGTACTTGGTGGCGCTGCTTGGTGGCGGGGCCCTGTGTGCAGTAGTGGGATTCTTGGATGACCACGGGCATATTGCGGCCCGCTGGCGTCTGATCGCCCATTTCGCCTGTGCCGCTTGGGTGCTGGCCTGGATGCCGCAGCTGCCGCCCCTGCTTTGGGCGGGACACGAAATCGATCTGGGAATTGCCGGCTATGTATTGGCCGCCTTCTATTTTGTGTGGATGTTGAATCTGTACAACTTCATGGATGGCATCGACGGGATCGCCAGTGTGCAGGCCATTACCATCTGTCTGCTCGGTGGGGCGCTGTTGTGGCAAATCGGAGCCCTGGAAATCGCGACCTTGTCGTTCTTGTTAGCAGCAGCGGTAGGGGGCTTTCTGGTATGGAACTTTCCGCCGGCGCGCATCTTCATGGGCGACGCCGGCAGTGGCTTTCTCGGCTTGATGATCGGTGCCTTGGGGTTGTTTGCCGCGGTAGCACAGCCTGCATTGCTGTGGGCATGGTCGATCCTGATGGGCGTGTTCATCGTCGATGCCACCTTCACGCTGTTCCGCCGTTTGCTGCGCGGTGACAAGGTTTATGAGGCACACCGTTCCCACGCGTACCAATACGCCTCCCGTGAAGTGGGCGGCCACCGCCCAGTGACGCTGGCGGTATTGGCCATCAACCTGCTGTGGCTGGGTCCTTGGGCGTTTGCGGCCGCACTGGGCTATATGGATCCGGCGTTGTGTTTGCTGATTGCCTACCTGCCGCTGCTGGCATTGGCGCTGCGCTTCCACGCCGGCAAGCGGGAAACGGCATGA
- a CDS encoding UTP--glucose-1-phosphate uridylyltransferase, producing MSAAVKKAIIPVAGLGTRMLPASKSMPKELLPVFDRPAIQYVVDEAVAAGVTDIMLVTRAGDSAIQQYLSIDADLDAALEARGKTALAAQVRDLVSPGVTIQSVPQPQPLGLGHAVRQAAEWVGEAPFVVMLPDVLVDQADGASPDLACMLARFQATGAAQVLVQSVPAQQVDRYGIVSLAGALPGAGESAQMAGVVEKPTSTDAPSNLAVVGRYVLPARVMALLAAVRPDACGEIQLTDAIAALIAEQPVEAYVMTGLAFDCGSKTGYLQAFLHYALRHPELAAEARAIVASACDY from the coding sequence GTGAGCGCTGCAGTCAAGAAAGCCATCATTCCCGTTGCAGGCTTGGGCACCCGCATGCTGCCGGCTTCCAAGTCGATGCCCAAGGAACTGCTGCCGGTGTTCGATCGCCCCGCGATCCAGTATGTGGTGGATGAGGCTGTCGCTGCCGGTGTGACGGACATCATGTTGGTGACCCGGGCTGGTGACAGCGCTATTCAGCAGTACTTGTCCATTGACGCAGACTTGGACGCCGCGCTGGAGGCGCGAGGCAAAACGGCATTGGCTGCACAAGTGCGCGATCTGGTGTCGCCGGGGGTTACTATCCAGAGCGTGCCTCAGCCCCAGCCATTGGGTTTGGGCCATGCAGTGCGGCAGGCCGCCGAATGGGTAGGGGAAGCACCCTTTGTGGTGATGTTGCCCGATGTTCTGGTTGATCAAGCTGACGGCGCATCGCCGGATCTGGCATGTATGTTGGCTCGCTTTCAAGCGACCGGCGCGGCGCAGGTGTTGGTACAGAGTGTGCCTGCGCAACAGGTGGACCGTTACGGCATTGTGTCACTTGCCGGCGCGCTACCAGGTGCTGGGGAAAGCGCGCAGATGGCCGGTGTAGTCGAGAAGCCCACATCCACCGATGCGCCGTCCAACCTAGCAGTGGTGGGGCGCTACGTGCTGCCAGCGCGTGTGATGGCGCTGTTGGCGGCAGTGCGGCCGGATGCCTGTGGTGAAATTCAGCTGACCGACGCAATTGCCGCGTTGATCGCTGAGCAGCCCGTAGAGGCCTATGTCATGACGGGGCTGGCATTTGATTGCGGGAGCAAAACCGGTTACTTGCAGGCGTTCCTGCATTATGCCCTTCGTCACCCAGAGCTGGCCGCTGAAGCGCGCGCCATCGTAGCGTCCGCTTGTGACTACTGA
- a CDS encoding phosphomannomutase/phosphoglucomutase yields MLNPNIFRAYDIRGIYGDTLTDEIAFAIGQAVGSVARDAGEVRVAIGRDGRLSSPELSRQLAAGLRVAGCDVVDLGMLPSPVLYHAVNTQLDLRSAVMVTGSHNPVDYNGFKIMIAGEVLSAQQIQQLYQRIVSGELRRERPGELFQREVLCDYLDDVLARHRLPRPMKVVLDSGNGVAGMVVPYLFRAMGCEVVSLFEDVDGSFPNHHPDPCDPANLASLIEAVQEHGADLGIGFDGDGDRLGVVLENGRIVYTDVLLMALAEDLLQRSPGAQVVFDVKCTGQLFGVIEGAGGRAEMWKTGHSMIKRRMEETGALLGGEASGHIYLSENWYGVDDPMVAAVRLLQILGRHDGPASDYFERFPMPLTTPELMLAATEETKFLIVEDVRAQAALFEGARITLLDGLRVDFPDGWALCRASNTSPNLVLRFEGVDEPALERIRAQMMAVVTAAAARHSSEGAS; encoded by the coding sequence ATGCTGAACCCCAATATTTTCCGCGCCTACGACATCCGAGGCATCTACGGCGACACCCTCACTGACGAAATCGCTTTCGCCATCGGCCAAGCGGTGGGTTCAGTGGCGCGTGATGCGGGAGAGGTGAGGGTGGCCATTGGCCGCGACGGGCGTCTGTCGAGCCCGGAGCTCAGCCGCCAGCTTGCCGCTGGATTGCGGGTAGCGGGTTGCGACGTGGTGGATTTGGGCATGCTGCCTAGCCCGGTGCTTTACCACGCGGTCAACACCCAGCTCGATCTCCGCTCCGCGGTGATGGTCACCGGCAGTCACAACCCGGTGGACTACAACGGCTTCAAGATCATGATCGCTGGGGAAGTGTTGTCGGCGCAGCAGATTCAACAGCTTTATCAGCGCATCGTCAGCGGTGAGTTACGGCGCGAACGGCCCGGAGAGTTGTTCCAGCGCGAAGTACTGTGCGATTACCTGGACGATGTATTGGCGCGCCACAGGCTGCCACGTCCGATGAAAGTGGTGCTCGACAGCGGCAACGGTGTCGCCGGCATGGTGGTGCCTTATTTGTTCCGCGCCATGGGCTGCGAGGTGGTGTCGCTGTTTGAAGATGTCGACGGCAGTTTTCCCAACCACCATCCCGACCCCTGTGATCCGGCGAACTTAGCCAGCTTGATTGAGGCGGTGCAGGAACACGGGGCTGATCTGGGAATTGGTTTCGACGGCGATGGCGATCGCCTCGGCGTGGTGTTGGAGAACGGCCGTATTGTCTATACCGATGTGTTGCTGATGGCACTGGCGGAAGATCTGCTTCAGCGTAGCCCCGGCGCACAAGTGGTGTTCGACGTGAAGTGCACCGGGCAGCTATTCGGTGTCATCGAAGGTGCCGGCGGCCGCGCAGAAATGTGGAAAACCGGGCACTCGATGATCAAGCGCCGTATGGAAGAAACTGGCGCGCTGCTGGGCGGCGAGGCCAGCGGCCACATCTATCTCAGTGAAAACTGGTATGGGGTGGACGATCCGATGGTGGCCGCGGTGCGTCTGCTGCAGATCCTTGGTCGGCATGATGGTCCGGCATCGGACTACTTCGAGCGCTTTCCCATGCCGCTGACGACCCCAGAGCTGATGCTGGCTGCCACCGAAGAAACCAAGTTTCTGATCGTGGAAGATGTGCGGGCGCAGGCCGCACTGTTCGAAGGCGCCCGCATCACGCTGCTGGACGGCCTGCGCGTGGACTTTCCCGACGGCTGGGCGCTGTGCCGAGCGTCTAATACCTCTCCCAATCTGGTGCTGCGGTTTGAAGGAGTGGATGAGCCAGCGCTGGAGCGTATCAGAGCGCAAATGATGGCTGTCGTTACCGCTGCTGCGGCGCGGCACAGCAGCGAAGGCGCGTCCTGA